From Streptomyces griseorubiginosus, one genomic window encodes:
- the npdG gene encoding NADPH-dependent F420 reductase, translated as MTSSDSAQKAPAKDPWDLPDVSGLVVGVLGGTGPQGKGLAYRLARAGQKVIIGSRAADRAQAAADELGHGVEGADNAETARRSDIVIVAVPWEGHGKTLESLRAELAGKLVVDCVNPLGFDKKGAYALKPEEGSAAEQAAALLPESRVTAAFHHLSAVLLQDPEIEEIDTDVMVLGEERADVEIVQALAGRIAGMRGVFAGRLRNAHQVESLVANLISVNRRYKAHAGLRVTDV; from the coding sequence ATGACCTCTAGCGACAGTGCACAGAAGGCTCCCGCCAAGGACCCGTGGGACCTCCCCGACGTCTCCGGGCTCGTCGTCGGCGTGCTCGGCGGAACCGGTCCGCAGGGCAAGGGCCTCGCCTACCGGCTCGCCCGGGCGGGACAGAAGGTGATCATCGGCTCGCGGGCCGCCGACCGCGCGCAGGCCGCCGCCGACGAACTCGGGCACGGTGTCGAGGGCGCCGACAACGCCGAGACCGCGCGCCGCAGCGACATCGTGATCGTCGCGGTGCCGTGGGAGGGCCACGGCAAGACCCTGGAGTCCCTGCGCGCCGAACTCGCGGGCAAGCTCGTCGTCGACTGCGTCAACCCGCTCGGCTTCGACAAGAAGGGCGCGTACGCGCTGAAGCCGGAGGAGGGGAGCGCGGCGGAGCAGGCGGCCGCGCTGCTGCCGGAGTCCCGGGTGACGGCCGCGTTCCACCATCTGTCGGCGGTCCTGCTCCAGGACCCGGAGATCGAGGAGATCGACACCGATGTGATGGTGCTGGGGGAGGAGCGCGCCGACGTCGAGATCGTGCAGGCGCTCGCCGGGCGCATCGCCGGGATGCGGGGGGTCTTCGCGGGACGGCTGCGCAACGCCCACCAGGTCGAGTCGCTGGTCGCCAACCTGATCTCGGTGAACCGGCGGTACAAGGCGCATGCGGGGCTGCGGGTCACGGACGTGTGA
- a CDS encoding site-2 protease family protein: MTTATTRHSDRRISPVFLGIVAVTAVTGWATWTGFAEEPGIAVFLFVTGAWIVSLCLHEYAHARTALHSGDITIGAKGYLTLNPLKYTHALLSIVLPVIFVIMGGIGLPGGAVFIERDRIRGRWRHSLISAAGPLTNVLFALACTAPFWLDALDGVPLAFRSALAFLALLQVSAAILNFLPVPGLDGYGVIEPWLSYNIKRQVEPFAPFGLLFVFALLWVPQVNAVFFDIVDAVLNRLGVPQELASIGRSLYRLWN, translated from the coding sequence ATGACCACCGCCACCACCCGCCACAGCGACCGACGGATCAGCCCCGTCTTCCTCGGGATCGTCGCCGTCACGGCGGTGACCGGCTGGGCCACCTGGACCGGCTTCGCCGAGGAGCCCGGTATCGCCGTGTTCCTGTTCGTGACCGGCGCCTGGATCGTCTCCCTCTGCCTGCACGAGTACGCCCACGCCCGCACCGCCCTGCACAGCGGCGACATCACGATCGGCGCGAAGGGCTACCTCACGCTGAATCCTCTGAAGTACACCCACGCCCTGCTCAGCATCGTGCTCCCCGTCATCTTCGTGATCATGGGCGGCATCGGCCTCCCCGGCGGCGCGGTGTTCATCGAGCGCGACCGGATCCGCGGCCGCTGGCGGCACAGTCTGATCTCCGCGGCCGGCCCCCTCACCAACGTCCTGTTCGCGCTCGCCTGCACAGCCCCGTTCTGGCTGGACGCCCTCGACGGCGTCCCCCTGGCGTTCCGTTCCGCGCTCGCCTTCCTCGCCCTGCTCCAGGTCTCGGCCGCGATCCTGAACTTCCTGCCGGTCCCGGGCCTGGACGGCTACGGCGTCATCGAGCCCTGGCTGTCGTACAACATCAAGCGCCAGGTGGAGCCCTTCGCGCCCTTCGGCCTGCTGTTCGTGTTCGCACTGCTGTGGGTGCCGCAGGTCAACGCCGTGTTCTTCGACATCGTCGACGCGGTCCTGAACCGGCTCGGCGTCCCCCAGGAACTGGCGTCGATCGGCCGGAGCCTCTACCGCCTCTGGAACTGA
- a CDS encoding AfsR/SARP family transcriptional regulator — protein sequence MRYRILGTTQALRPDGTTVPVGGARLRALLTVLALRPTRTVPVTVLVDEVWDGEPPADATGAVQALVGRLRRAIGAEAVASVDGGYRLTAAPDDIDLHRFERLAGDGVRALADGDPAKAAAVLDDALALWRGPALADLPDRTAEAARAEARRLDALRTRHAAALALGHADQSLPELTALCDTHPLDEPLQALRLRALRDTGRTAEALAAYESVRQLLADRLGADPGPELRALHGELLRPEPPSAAATYTPAALPQSPAAGAHATGPTSPPLGNLRARLTSFVGREADIEAIRGDLASARLVTLLGPGGAGKTRLSQEAGETVGEAARDGVWLAELAPVDDPDAVPEAVLTSVGARETVLYGAGAEAMRAAGSERLDDPVERLAEHCGRRRMVLILDNCEHVVEAAARLTETLLERCPGLTVLATSREPLGVPGELLRPVEPLPEPVALRLLADRGAAARPGFRVDEDPEACAEICRRLDGLPLGIELAAARLRMLTPRQIADRLDDRFRLLTSGSRTVLPRQQTLRAVVDWSWDLLDEEERDVLRRLSVFAGGCDLAAAEAVCGPGALEALGSLVDKSLVVAAPSGDGEMRYRLLETVAEYAGERLDETDGIRADAERAHLTYYRELARATDPLLRGPRQLEAIGRLEREYENLRTALRRAVAARDEQEGLCLVLSLAWYWQMRDLRIEARNWSSEVQQLGPDPFTEPVRPALPVRERCTDTAPPWTGEVLEEARRGAHLVHLACMDTELDAWQNQHAQAKLRTIAATYEPGMAQTCRMPGSLWFFAIMLTGDMDRLRDVIKATVDTCRATPGHEWELAAALQWRANLLANRSDWAGDAIQDAEEALEIYERIGDLWGTAEALSARAEAHERKGEWRAAADDYERAIERAEQLGARAQRSVLNARLGSALLETGEAERGERLLREVIADQDGVRNEAMPASRMFLAGRLGMTGRIPEAREQLRLLRQQFGIAHFVIFDAFILGSEAWLEAMDGCYDECLRLTRRALEKSGDPLALTIAPHMRTMYLHTAALALAAADGGARARDGARCLRAGDALLPADHAPTTIERTVRGNAERDLRAVLGDAAYESAYAEGGGLSPEEAAALV from the coding sequence GTGCGCTATCGCATCCTCGGCACCACGCAGGCACTCCGTCCCGACGGCACCACCGTCCCCGTCGGCGGCGCGCGGCTGCGTGCTCTGTTGACCGTGCTCGCTCTGCGGCCCACCCGCACCGTCCCGGTGACCGTGCTGGTGGACGAGGTGTGGGACGGTGAGCCGCCCGCCGACGCGACCGGCGCCGTGCAGGCGCTGGTGGGGCGGCTCAGGAGGGCGATCGGGGCGGAGGCCGTGGCCTCCGTGGACGGCGGTTACCGACTCACCGCCGCGCCGGACGACATCGACCTGCACCGTTTCGAGCGGCTCGCCGGTGACGGCGTGCGGGCGCTGGCCGACGGCGACCCCGCCAAGGCGGCGGCGGTCCTGGACGACGCCCTCGCCCTGTGGCGCGGCCCCGCCCTGGCCGACCTGCCCGACCGTACGGCCGAGGCGGCCCGCGCCGAGGCCCGGCGTCTGGACGCCCTCCGCACCCGCCACGCCGCCGCGCTCGCCCTCGGCCACGCCGACCAGTCCCTGCCCGAACTGACCGCCCTCTGCGACACCCACCCCCTGGACGAACCCCTCCAGGCCCTCCGGCTGCGCGCCCTGCGCGACACCGGCCGCACCGCGGAGGCGCTGGCCGCCTACGAGTCCGTACGGCAGCTGCTCGCGGACCGGCTGGGAGCGGACCCGGGGCCCGAACTGCGCGCGCTGCACGGGGAGTTGCTGCGGCCGGAACCGCCGTCCGCGGCGGCCACGTACACCCCGGCCGCCCTGCCGCAAAGTCCCGCGGCGGGAGCCCACGCCACCGGACCGACCTCCCCGCCGCTCGGCAACCTCCGTGCCCGTCTCACCTCCTTCGTCGGGCGGGAAGCCGACATCGAGGCCATCCGCGGGGACCTCGCGAGCGCGCGGCTCGTCACGCTGCTGGGGCCCGGCGGGGCCGGGAAGACCCGGTTGTCGCAGGAGGCCGGGGAGACCGTGGGGGAGGCCGCGCGGGACGGGGTGTGGCTGGCCGAGCTCGCTCCGGTGGACGATCCGGACGCCGTGCCCGAGGCCGTGCTGACGTCCGTGGGGGCCCGGGAGACCGTGCTGTACGGCGCCGGTGCCGAGGCGATGAGGGCGGCCGGCAGCGAGCGGCTCGACGATCCCGTGGAGCGGCTCGCCGAGCACTGCGGCAGGCGGCGCATGGTGCTGATCCTCGACAACTGCGAGCATGTCGTCGAGGCGGCCGCCCGGCTGACGGAGACGCTCCTGGAGCGCTGCCCGGGGCTGACCGTGCTGGCCACCAGCCGTGAACCCCTCGGTGTGCCGGGGGAGTTGCTGCGACCCGTGGAGCCGCTGCCGGAGCCGGTCGCGTTGCGGCTGCTCGCCGACCGGGGGGCCGCGGCCAGGCCGGGGTTCCGGGTGGACGAGGATCCGGAGGCCTGTGCCGAGATCTGCCGGCGACTCGACGGGCTGCCGCTCGGTATCGAGCTCGCCGCCGCCCGTTTGCGGATGTTGACGCCGCGTCAGATCGCCGACCGGCTCGACGACCGCTTCCGGCTGCTGACTTCGGGCAGCCGTACCGTCCTGCCCCGCCAGCAGACCCTGCGGGCCGTCGTCGACTGGTCCTGGGACCTGCTCGACGAGGAGGAGCGGGATGTCCTGCGGCGGCTGTCGGTGTTCGCGGGCGGGTGCGATCTCGCCGCCGCCGAGGCCGTGTGCGGGCCCGGCGCCCTGGAGGCGCTCGGCTCGCTCGTCGACAAGTCCCTTGTGGTGGCGGCGCCTTCCGGGGACGGGGAGATGCGCTACCGGCTCCTGGAGACCGTCGCCGAGTACGCGGGCGAGCGCCTGGACGAGACGGACGGCATCCGTGCCGACGCCGAGCGCGCGCACCTGACGTACTACCGCGAACTCGCCCGCGCCACCGACCCGTTGCTGCGCGGCCCCCGTCAACTCGAGGCCATCGGGCGCCTGGAGCGCGAGTACGAGAACCTCCGGACCGCCCTGCGCCGGGCCGTCGCCGCCCGCGACGAGCAGGAGGGGCTGTGTCTGGTCCTGTCGCTCGCCTGGTACTGGCAGATGCGCGACCTGCGCATCGAGGCCCGCAACTGGTCCAGCGAGGTGCAGCAACTCGGCCCCGACCCGTTCACCGAGCCGGTCCGCCCTGCCCTGCCGGTGCGGGAGCGCTGCACGGACACCGCGCCGCCCTGGACCGGCGAGGTGCTCGAGGAGGCCCGGCGGGGCGCCCATCTCGTCCATCTCGCCTGCATGGACACCGAGTTGGACGCCTGGCAGAACCAGCACGCGCAGGCCAAGCTGCGGACCATCGCCGCGACCTACGAGCCGGGCATGGCGCAGACCTGCCGGATGCCGGGCTCGCTGTGGTTCTTCGCCATCATGCTCACCGGGGACATGGACAGGTTGCGGGACGTCATCAAGGCGACCGTCGACACCTGCCGGGCCACCCCGGGCCACGAGTGGGAGCTCGCCGCCGCCCTCCAGTGGCGGGCCAACCTGCTCGCCAACCGCTCCGACTGGGCGGGCGACGCCATCCAGGACGCCGAGGAGGCGCTGGAGATCTACGAGCGGATCGGCGACCTGTGGGGCACCGCGGAGGCGCTCTCCGCGCGCGCCGAGGCCCATGAACGCAAGGGGGAGTGGCGGGCGGCGGCCGACGACTACGAGCGGGCGATCGAGCGGGCCGAACAGCTCGGTGCCCGCGCCCAGCGGTCCGTGCTCAACGCCCGGCTGGGCAGCGCGCTGCTGGAGACGGGGGAGGCGGAGCGGGGCGAGCGGCTGCTGCGTGAGGTGATCGCCGACCAGGACGGCGTCCGCAACGAGGCGATGCCCGCCTCCCGGATGTTCCTCGCCGGCCGGCTCGGCATGACCGGTCGCATTCCTGAGGCGCGTGAGCAACTGCGGCTGCTGCGCCAGCAGTTCGGCATCGCCCACTTCGTCATCTTCGACGCGTTCATCCTGGGCTCGGAAGCCTGGCTGGAGGCCATGGACGGCTGTTACGACGAGTGCCTGAGGCTGACGCGGCGGGCGCTGGAGAAGTCCGGGGACCCGCTGGCCCTGACCATCGCCCCCCATATGCGCACGATGTACCTGCACACCGCCGCGCTCGCCCTCGCCGCGGCCGACGGCGGTGCCCGCGCCCGGGACGGCGCCCGGTGCCTCCGGGCCGGCGACGCGCTGCTGCCCGCCGACCACGCCCCGACGACCATCGAGCGCACGGTGCGGGGCAACGCCGAGCGGGACCTGCGCGCGGTGCTCGGCGACGCGGCCTACGAGTCGGCGTACGCGGAGGGCGGCGGCCTCTCCCCTGAGGAGGCCGCCGCCCTGGTGTGA
- the map gene encoding type I methionyl aminopeptidase: MSGQSLLVPGALSPTRSVPGNIRRPEYVGKPAPTPYTGPEVQTPETVEAMRIAGRIAARAMAEAAKLIAPGVTTDELDKVAHEYMCDHGAYPSTLGYRGFPKSLCTSVNEVICHGIPDSTVLRDGDIVNLDVTAYIGGVHGDNNATYLVGDVDEESRLLVERTRESLARAIKAVKPGRQINIIGRVIESYAKRFGYGVVRDFTGHGINSSFHSGLIIPHYDSPHATTVIQPGMTFTIEPMLTLGTHEYDMWDDGWTVVTKDRKRTAQFEHTLVVTEDGAEILTLP, from the coding sequence ATGTCTGGCCAGTCACTGCTCGTGCCCGGGGCGCTGTCCCCCACCCGTTCCGTGCCCGGAAACATCCGTCGCCCCGAGTACGTCGGCAAGCCCGCGCCGACGCCGTACACGGGTCCGGAGGTGCAGACCCCGGAGACCGTGGAGGCGATGCGGATCGCCGGCCGTATCGCGGCGCGGGCGATGGCGGAGGCCGCGAAGCTCATCGCGCCCGGGGTGACCACCGACGAACTGGACAAGGTGGCGCACGAGTACATGTGCGACCACGGCGCCTATCCGTCGACGCTCGGCTACCGGGGCTTCCCGAAGTCCCTGTGCACCAGCGTCAACGAGGTGATCTGCCACGGCATCCCGGACTCCACGGTGCTGCGCGACGGTGACATCGTCAACCTCGACGTGACCGCGTACATCGGCGGGGTGCACGGCGACAACAACGCGACGTACCTGGTCGGCGACGTGGACGAGGAGAGCCGGCTGCTGGTCGAGCGCACCCGGGAGTCGCTGGCCCGCGCGATCAAGGCGGTCAAGCCGGGCCGCCAGATCAACATCATCGGCCGGGTCATCGAGTCGTACGCCAAGCGCTTCGGCTACGGCGTGGTCCGCGACTTCACGGGTCACGGCATCAACTCGTCGTTCCACTCGGGCCTGATCATCCCGCACTACGACAGCCCGCACGCGACGACGGTCATCCAGCCCGGCATGACCTTCACGATCGAGCCGATGCTGACGCTGGGCACGCACGAGTACGACATGTGGGACGACGGCTGGACGGTCGTCACGAAGGACCGCAAGCGCACGGCGCAGTTCGAGCACACGCTGGTGGTGACGGAGGACGGCGCGGAGATCCTGACCCTGCCGTAG
- a CDS encoding biliverdin-producing heme oxygenase — MDSFSTVIRTASHEQHTEAETSTFMSDLLGGGLGRDAYARYTEQLWFVYEALETGAERLASDPVAGAFIRPELFRLRALERDLAHLRGPRWRAGLSALPATRAYADRVRVCAEQWPAGYVAHHYTRYLGDLSGGQIIRDRAERTWGFERKGDGVRFYVFEEIPNPAAFKRTYRGLLDEIRADDLEKQRIVTECKRAFALNTDVFRALGEEFPLSA, encoded by the coding sequence ATGGACTCCTTCTCGACGGTCATCCGCACCGCGTCCCACGAACAGCACACCGAGGCGGAGACCTCGACGTTCATGAGCGACCTGCTCGGCGGCGGCCTGGGCCGGGACGCGTACGCCCGCTACACCGAGCAACTGTGGTTCGTCTACGAGGCGCTGGAGACCGGCGCCGAGAGGCTGGCGTCGGATCCGGTGGCGGGTGCGTTCATCCGGCCGGAGCTGTTCCGGCTGCGGGCGCTGGAGCGGGACCTGGCGCATCTGCGCGGGCCGCGGTGGCGCGCGGGACTGTCGGCCCTGCCCGCCACCCGGGCGTACGCGGACCGGGTGCGCGTCTGCGCCGAGCAGTGGCCGGCGGGCTATGTCGCCCACCACTACACGCGCTACCTCGGCGACCTCTCCGGCGGCCAGATCATCCGCGACCGGGCCGAGCGGACCTGGGGCTTCGAGCGCAAGGGCGACGGCGTCCGCTTCTACGTCTTCGAGGAGATCCCGAACCCCGCCGCCTTCAAGCGGACCTACCGCGGGCTCCTGGACGAGATCCGCGCGGACGACCTGGAGAAGCAGCGGATCGTGACCGAGTGCAAGAGGGCGTTCGCCCTGAACACGGACGTCTTCCGGGCCCTGGGCGAGGAGTTCCCGCTCAGCGCGTAG
- a CDS encoding ABC transporter permease yields MSAATASITDADARIPLRGHLRHTGALVRRNLLWIRQDPESMFDAILMPVVFTLLFVYVFGGSIGQALGGGQDGYVQYVIPGMIAMMSMTLSQGVGTGFSQDFNSGVMDRFRSLPIGRGSVLFAKISVELLRMLFATTVLMIVAVLVGFDIHHWAGLFAAVGLSAVFASSIMWVFLTLGVILKNAQSVQAMGFLVLFPLQFGSSIFAPTASMPGWLQHFTDYNPLSTLADAARGLMVGGPVAHDLWVTLAWSAAITAVAAPYAIHKFRTKN; encoded by the coding sequence ATGAGCGCCGCAACCGCCAGCATCACGGACGCCGACGCCCGGATCCCGCTGCGCGGCCACCTGCGCCACACCGGCGCCCTCGTCCGCCGCAACCTGCTGTGGATCCGCCAGGACCCGGAGTCGATGTTCGACGCGATCCTGATGCCGGTCGTCTTCACCCTGCTGTTCGTCTACGTCTTCGGCGGCTCGATCGGGCAGGCCCTGGGCGGCGGGCAGGACGGCTACGTCCAGTACGTCATCCCGGGCATGATCGCGATGATGAGCATGACGCTCTCCCAGGGCGTCGGCACCGGCTTCAGCCAGGACTTCAACTCCGGTGTCATGGACCGCTTCCGGTCCCTGCCGATCGGGCGCGGCTCGGTGCTGTTCGCGAAGATCTCCGTGGAACTGCTGCGGATGCTGTTCGCGACCACCGTGCTGATGATCGTGGCCGTTCTGGTCGGCTTCGACATCCACCACTGGGCCGGACTGTTCGCGGCGGTGGGACTGTCCGCCGTGTTCGCCTCCTCCATCATGTGGGTGTTCCTCACCCTGGGCGTGATCCTGAAGAACGCCCAGTCCGTGCAGGCGATGGGCTTCCTGGTGCTCTTCCCGCTCCAGTTCGGCTCGTCGATCTTCGCGCCGACGGCCTCGATGCCGGGCTGGCTCCAGCACTTCACCGACTACAACCCGCTGTCCACGCTCGCCGACGCGGCCCGCGGCCTGATGGTCGGCGGCCCGGTCGCCCACGACCTGTGGGTGACACTCGCCTGGTCGGCGGCGATCACGGCGGTGGCGGCACCGTACGCCATCCACAAGTTCCGCACGAAGAACTGA
- a CDS encoding MFS transporter: MPLALLALAVGAFGLGTTEFVMMGLLPDVADDLGISIPTAGHLVSAYALGVVIGAPLLAAVTARMSRRKVLIGLMGLFVAGNAASAFAPGEGWLLAARFVSGLPHGAFFGVGAVVATSLVAPERKARSVSLMFLGLTLANIAGVPVATLMGQHLGWRATFLGVSAIGLAAIASLALLIPHDHTQAPRVGLRGELAALRSLPVWLALGTTVAGFGALFSAYSYITPMLTDSAGYADSSVTLLLALFGVGATVGNLLGGRLADHSLRGTLFGGLTSLVVVLALFPALMSAQWSAALAVVLLGTAAFVTGSPLQLMVMEKASAAPSLASSANQAAFNLANAGGAWIGGLALAAGLGVTSPAVTGAGLAVLGLGVAAVAAVVDRRRVAAPTGRERVIASHVPEHAEAVRH, from the coding sequence ATGCCTCTGGCCCTGCTCGCACTGGCCGTCGGCGCTTTCGGTCTCGGCACCACCGAATTCGTCATGATGGGCCTGCTGCCCGACGTCGCCGACGACCTGGGCATCTCGATCCCCACCGCCGGTCACCTCGTCTCCGCGTACGCGCTGGGCGTGGTGATCGGCGCCCCGCTGCTCGCCGCGGTCACCGCCCGGATGTCCCGCCGCAAGGTCCTCATCGGCCTGATGGGGCTGTTCGTGGCCGGCAACGCGGCCTCGGCCTTCGCGCCCGGTGAGGGATGGCTGCTGGCCGCGCGCTTCGTGAGCGGTCTGCCGCACGGCGCCTTCTTCGGCGTCGGCGCGGTCGTCGCCACCAGTCTCGTCGCCCCGGAACGCAAGGCCCGCTCGGTCTCCCTGATGTTCCTCGGCCTGACCCTGGCCAACATCGCCGGTGTGCCGGTCGCCACGCTCATGGGCCAGCACCTGGGCTGGCGGGCGACCTTCCTCGGCGTCAGCGCGATCGGCCTGGCGGCGATAGCCTCGCTGGCCCTGCTGATCCCGCACGACCACACCCAGGCGCCCCGGGTGGGCCTGCGCGGCGAACTGGCCGCCCTGCGCTCGCTCCCGGTCTGGCTGGCCCTCGGCACCACGGTCGCGGGCTTCGGCGCGCTGTTCTCCGCGTACAGCTACATCACGCCGATGCTCACGGACTCCGCCGGGTACGCCGATTCCAGCGTGACCCTCCTGCTCGCCCTGTTCGGGGTGGGCGCGACGGTGGGCAACCTGCTCGGCGGACGGCTCGCCGACCACTCCCTGCGCGGCACCCTGTTCGGCGGGCTGACCTCGCTGGTCGTGGTCCTCGCCCTGTTCCCGGCGCTGATGTCGGCGCAGTGGAGCGCCGCGCTCGCGGTGGTCCTGCTGGGCACGGCGGCCTTCGTCACCGGGTCCCCGCTCCAGCTGATGGTCATGGAGAAGGCGTCCGCCGCCCCCTCCCTGGCCTCCTCCGCCAACCAGGCCGCGTTCAACCTGGCCAACGCCGGCGGCGCCTGGATCGGCGGCCTGGCCCTCGCCGCGGGCCTCGGCGTGACGTCCCCCGCGGTGACGGGCGCCGGCCTGGCCGTGCTCGGCCTCGGCGTCGCCGCGGTGGCGGCGGTCGTGGACCGGCGACGCGTGGCCGCACCGACCGGCCGGGAGCGCGTCATCGCCTCGCATGTGCCGGAGCACGCGGAAGCCGTGCGGCACTGA
- a CDS encoding MFS transporter: MTDDSPQPPSGLRAVLPDLAPWRASRDFRRLWYSGLISNFGSFLTFVALPVQLKELTGSAAAVGAIGAVELVPLLVFGLYGGALADAWDKKKLIVWTEVGQGLLSAALLLNALLPRPAIWPLYVVAALSSAVVSVQRPALNSLWPRIVAHDHLPAAASLNSLRWTVGGVAGPALAGVVVAYAGLGWAYGADLLTFVVSVVLVVRIAASPASHEAAKPSLKAIAEGARYAWSRKELLGTYAVDLAAMFLAMPLALLPFLADELHAEWSLGLMYATVPLGAMVVSLTSGWTSRVHRHGRMVVLSAALWGLAIAAVGVVGNVWLVLLFLTVAGGCDMVSGIFRGAMWNQTIPDELRGRLAGIELLSYSVGPTVGQVRAGGFAAWWGVRTSVWSGGLLCAGAVGLLALCLPKLMSYDVRTNEHATRLRKQRAAAAPAPVEA; this comes from the coding sequence GTGACCGACGACTCCCCCCAACCCCCCTCCGGCCTGCGCGCCGTGCTCCCGGACCTCGCCCCCTGGCGGGCCTCCCGGGACTTCCGGCGGCTCTGGTACTCGGGGCTGATCTCGAACTTCGGCAGCTTCCTGACCTTCGTCGCGCTGCCGGTGCAGCTGAAGGAGCTCACCGGTTCGGCCGCGGCGGTGGGTGCGATCGGCGCCGTGGAACTCGTCCCGCTCCTGGTCTTCGGCCTGTACGGCGGGGCGCTCGCGGACGCGTGGGACAAGAAGAAGCTGATCGTGTGGACGGAGGTCGGCCAGGGCCTGCTGAGCGCGGCCCTGCTGCTGAACGCGCTGCTGCCGCGGCCCGCGATCTGGCCGCTGTACGTCGTCGCCGCCCTGTCCTCGGCCGTGGTCTCGGTGCAGCGCCCCGCGCTCAACTCGCTCTGGCCCCGCATCGTGGCCCATGACCACCTGCCCGCGGCGGCCTCGCTGAACTCCCTGCGCTGGACGGTCGGCGGGGTCGCGGGACCGGCGCTCGCGGGGGTGGTGGTGGCCTACGCGGGCCTCGGCTGGGCGTACGGCGCGGACCTGCTGACCTTCGTGGTCTCGGTGGTCCTGGTCGTCCGGATCGCGGCCTCCCCGGCCTCCCACGAGGCGGCCAAGCCGTCGCTGAAGGCCATCGCGGAGGGCGCGCGGTACGCCTGGAGCCGCAAGGAGCTCCTCGGCACCTACGCCGTCGACCTGGCCGCGATGTTCCTGGCGATGCCGCTGGCCCTGCTGCCGTTCCTGGCGGACGAGCTGCATGCCGAGTGGTCGCTTGGCCTGATGTACGCGACGGTCCCGCTGGGCGCGATGGTGGTGAGCCTGACCAGCGGCTGGACCTCTCGCGTGCACCGGCACGGCCGGATGGTGGTGCTGTCGGCCGCGCTGTGGGGTCTGGCGATCGCGGCCGTGGGGGTCGTCGGGAACGTGTGGCTGGTGCTGCTGTTCCTGACCGTGGCCGGGGGCTGCGACATGGTCAGCGGGATCTTCCGCGGGGCGATGTGGAACCAGACGATCCCGGACGAGCTGCGGGGCCGGCTGGCCGGGATCGAGCTGCTGTCGTACTCGGTCGGACCGACCGTCGGCCAGGTCAGGGCCGGCGGGTTCGCCGCGTGGTGGGGTGTGCGGACGTCGGTCTGGTCGGGCGGCCTGCTGTGCGCGGGGGCGGTGGGGCTGCTTGCCCTGTGCCTGCCGAAGCTGATGTCGTACGACGTCCGGACGAACGAGCACGCGACGCGGCTGCGCAAGCAACGCGCGGCAGCCGCGCCGGCCCCCGTGGAGGCGTGA
- a CDS encoding ATP-binding cassette domain-containing protein, which produces MTRIDKNPQSGDSAVSVRGLVKHYGETKALDGVDLDVREGTVMGVLGPNGAGKTTLVRILSTLLSADSGTATVAGYDVVRQPRQLRRVIGLTGQYASVDEKLPGWENLYMIGRLLDLPRKEARARADELLERFSLTDAAKRPASTYSGGMRRRLDLAASMIGRPQVLFLDEPTTGLDPRTRNEVWDEVKRMVGDGVTVLLTTQYMEEAEQLASELTVVDHGKVIAAGAIEELKAKVGGRSLRVRPVDPMQLRPLAGWIDELGITGLAGSTVDTDSGAVIVPILSDEQLTAVVGAVTARGVTLSSITTELPSLDEVFLSLTGHRASAPQDTVPTNDTREEVAV; this is translated from the coding sequence ATGACGCGAATCGACAAGAACCCCCAGAGCGGGGACTCCGCCGTTTCCGTGCGGGGGCTGGTCAAGCACTACGGCGAGACCAAGGCGCTGGACGGCGTCGACCTGGATGTGCGCGAGGGCACCGTGATGGGTGTGCTCGGGCCGAACGGGGCCGGCAAGACCACCCTCGTACGCATTCTGTCCACCCTGCTCTCCGCCGACTCCGGGACGGCGACCGTCGCCGGCTACGACGTCGTACGGCAGCCCCGGCAGCTGCGACGCGTGATCGGGCTCACCGGGCAGTACGCCTCGGTGGACGAGAAGCTCCCCGGCTGGGAGAACCTCTACATGATCGGGCGGCTGCTCGACCTGCCCCGCAAGGAGGCCCGCGCCCGGGCCGACGAGCTGCTGGAGCGGTTCTCGCTGACGGACGCCGCGAAGCGGCCCGCGAGCACCTACTCCGGCGGTATGCGGCGCCGCCTCGACCTCGCCGCCTCGATGATCGGGCGCCCCCAGGTGCTCTTCCTGGACGAGCCCACCACCGGTCTCGACCCGCGCACCCGCAACGAGGTGTGGGACGAGGTCAAGCGGATGGTCGGGGACGGCGTGACCGTGCTGCTGACCACCCAGTACATGGAGGAGGCCGAGCAGCTCGCCTCCGAGCTGACCGTCGTGGACCACGGCAAGGTCATCGCCGCCGGCGCCATCGAGGAGCTCAAGGCGAAGGTCGGCGGACGCTCGCTGCGGGTCCGGCCGGTCGATCCGATGCAGCTGCGGCCGCTCGCCGGGTGGATCGACGAACTCGGCATCACCGGGCTCGCCGGCAGCACCGTGGACACCGACAGCGGCGCCGTCATCGTGCCGATCCTCAGCGACGAGCAGCTGACCGCCGTGGTCGGCGCGGTCACCGCACGCGGTGTCACCCTCTCCTCCATCACCACCGAACTGCCCAGCCTGGACGAGGTGTTCCTGTCCCTCACCGGCCACCGCGCCAGTGCCCCGCAGGACACCGTGCCCACCAACGACACCCGCGAGGAGGTCGCCGTATGA